The sequence below is a genomic window from Haloferax mediterranei ATCC 33500.
CGAGTGGAATGTCACCGGCGAATTCCTCGACGAGTTCGCGCGTCGCCGTGTAGTTCTTCGGGTCGCCGGGGCCGTTCGAGATAAACAGCACGTCGGGTTCGAGTTCGGATACGTCCTCGGCAGTCGCGTCGTAGGGGAGGACGTGAACCGTCGCGCCGCGGTCGACGAGCGAGTCGGCGATGGACTGCTTCGCACCGCAGTCGACGAGTGCGACTGTCGTATCGCCGTCGCCTTCGAACGTCGTCAGTTCGGGCGTCGTGACCTGCGCACCGATATCGACGTGGTCGCTCATGCCTTTACACTTCGAAAGCTCTTCTTTCGCATCCTCGGGGGTCGCATCCTCGCCGACGGCGATTCCGACTTTCATCGCGCCCTCTTCGCGAATCGACGTGACGAGGTCGCGAGTGTCGAGATGGTCAACCGCCGGGACGTCCTCCTCGGCGAGCCACTCGACGACTTCGTCGGTGAACTCGCGTGCAACGGCGGCACGAGGGTGGACCCGGTCGGACTCGAATCGCTCGGCTCGGACGCCATAGTTCCCGATGAGGGGGTACGAGAAGGTGAGCACCTGTTCCTCGTACGAGGGGTCAGTCAAGCTCTCTTCGTATCCAGTGTATGCGGTTGTGAACACCAGTTCACCGCGTGTGCGTCCCGGAACGCGACCACGCGCTTCGACCACGCGGCCGTCTTCCAGGGCCAGATAGGCGTCCGACATTACGAGAAACGAACGGAACACGGGTGCATAAGTGTTACTTTCGAAGCCGAGTTACGAAATTCGTAATTGGTAAGTCGCTGGGGTCGGCACGTGGGATATGGACGAGTTGGACCGACGTATCCTCGATATCCTTCGACGGGACGCTCGGACCCCGAACACGGAGATAGCGGCGGAGGTCGGGACCTCCGAAGGCACCGTCAGAAACCGCGTCGAACGGTTAGTCGAGGAGGGCGTCATCGAGCGCTTTACGATTGCGACCCGGACGGGGAACCTGAAGGCGATGGTCGAGGTGACTGTCGCGGTCGACGTGGACACGAACGACGTGTCAGATTTGATGGCCGAGTGGGAAGATGTCGACTTCGTCTGGCAGGTTTCCGGCGAGGAAGATATCGTCCTCGTCATCGACGCGGCGGACACGCGAGCGGTCAACGACCTCATCACTCGCGCACGCGAGCACGAAGACGTAAAGAGTACGAAGACGCGCCTGATTCTCGACGAGCGCATCGGCTAACCGTCACCGAGAGCCGTTCCGCATCGAAGCTTAGTTTACCCCCGACTCCGACGAGACGGACATGAGCGACGCACAGGCCGGTGAGGCCACGGAACTCCACGAGAACGCAGCACAGGACGTTATCGCCGTCGACTCTGACGACAACCCCGAAGGGCTCGTCAATCGACTCGAAGCCCACACGGGCGATGGCATCCGACACCGCGCCTTTACGTGTCTCGTGTTCAACGAGGAGGGCCAACTGCTTCTCGCTCAACGCGCGCCGAACAAGCGCCTGTGGGACACCCACTGGGACGGCACCGTTGCCTCCCATCCCGTACAGGGACAGACCCAGAAAGAGGCGACCGAAGAGCGACTCGAAGAGGAACTCGGTATCACGCCCGACCAGTACTCCGACCTCCGCGTGACAGATAAGTTCGAGTACAAGCGCTACTACGGCAACTCCGGTCTCGAATGGGAGGTCTGTGCCGTCCTGAAGGTCACGCTCGAAGACACCAGCCTCGACCCCGACGAAGACGAGATTGCGGGGATGCTCTGGGTGGACTACGAGCACCTTCACGACCACCCCAAATGGTACCGCCAACTGCGTCTCTGTCCGTGGTTCGAAATCGCGATGCGCCGTGACTTCGAATAAACTCTCGCTCGAAGCAGC
It includes:
- a CDS encoding Lrp/AsnC family transcriptional regulator: MDELDRRILDILRRDARTPNTEIAAEVGTSEGTVRNRVERLVEEGVIERFTIATRTGNLKAMVEVTVAVDVDTNDVSDLMAEWEDVDFVWQVSGEEDIVLVIDAADTRAVNDLITRAREHEDVKSTKTRLILDERIG
- the carA gene encoding glutamine-hydrolyzing carbamoyl-phosphate synthase small subunit, whose protein sequence is MSDAYLALEDGRVVEARGRVPGRTRGELVFTTAYTGYEESLTDPSYEEQVLTFSYPLIGNYGVRAERFESDRVHPRAAVAREFTDEVVEWLAEEDVPAVDHLDTRDLVTSIREEGAMKVGIAVGEDATPEDAKEELSKCKGMSDHVDIGAQVTTPELTTFEGDGDTTVALVDCGAKQSIADSLVDRGATVHVLPYDATAEDVSELEPDVLFISNGPGDPKNYTATRELVEEFAGDIPLAGICLGQQIVASALGGTTEKMAFGHRGVNQPVRDLQTGKVVMTTQNHGYTVADPGEHLDVTQVNVNDDTAEGLASEELSVITRQYHPEAHPGPHDSLGFFDDVLAMTESEGNGRKRRVIAD
- a CDS encoding NUDIX hydrolase, which translates into the protein MSDAQAGEATELHENAAQDVIAVDSDDNPEGLVNRLEAHTGDGIRHRAFTCLVFNEEGQLLLAQRAPNKRLWDTHWDGTVASHPVQGQTQKEATEERLEEELGITPDQYSDLRVTDKFEYKRYYGNSGLEWEVCAVLKVTLEDTSLDPDEDEIAGMLWVDYEHLHDHPKWYRQLRLCPWFEIAMRRDFE